In one Silene latifolia isolate original U9 population chromosome 10, ASM4854445v1, whole genome shotgun sequence genomic region, the following are encoded:
- the LOC141609315 gene encoding mediator of RNA polymerase II transcription subunit 25-like has translation MADKQLIIVVEGTGAMGPYWNTIVSDYLQKIIRSFCANDSTVQKSSPSAASGSTFELALVVFNTQGPYSAYVVQRSGWTRDVDHFFDWLSALSFSGGGWNDVATAEGLSEALMMFAIPQNGFQTQQDIDGKRHCVLVSASNPYPLPTPVYRPTLENLEMAENGEEKKTLLYDAETVSKWFGQCSVSLSVICPRQLPKLRAIYNAAKRSEKESEPAVDVKQPHFLVLISNGFIEACAALSRPVVPPTNGSTLNKPPISSVNAPTATIKVEPCTVTSIGSEPAHTHMPSMARPTGPSASIQASSLPKSENIITNDESFPELKPMISLPQPVRTIGDIQNAVLSSRVPIAVHVSNIMSSGMTSSGQSSTITGTSQPIQNTAAINSISTVPSNVPTISNISVSHPPTNFQGSVNNTMRPTVSGTGQGNVQSMPQRGASENPNMTSSRGTNGGASVSGSKMPMPGFQQQAQGMQSVGMNGSASTMTMSQQGVNSLSSSTQSKYIKVWEGDLCAQRDGQRVLVTKMEGYRSGTAPETLAANWPPAMVLGRLISQDFMNSRQHAGKAVFLVFRAMNQHGFLLQLQEKKLCAVIQLPSQTLLLSVSDKACRLIGMLFPGDIVHSKPQIPSQVSQQNQQQLLQRQHLQQPQIPSQVIQQNQQQQQQPQRQHLQQQQQTMQMVSGGMSQGYMQASVRPQSVPQAQGQVPSQGTSPNMAGGGFNP, from the exons ATGGCGGATAAACAACTTATAATTGTGGTGGAAGGGACAGGTGCTATGGGTCCTTACTGGAATACCATTGTTTCTGATTATCTTCAAAAGATTATCAG gtcattttgtgccaatgactCGACTGTTCAG AAGTCTTCTCCCTCAGCAGCTTCTGGTTCAACATTTGAGCTAGCATTGGTAGTGTTTAATACACAAGGACCTTATTCTG CTTACGTGGTTCAACGAAGTGGCTGGACTAGAGACGTAGACCATTTCTTTGACTGGCTATCTGCCCTATCATTTTCTGGTGGTGGCTGGAATGATGTTGCAACTGCAGAAGGGCTATCTGAGGCTTTGATG ATGTTTGCCATTCCTCAAAATGGATTTCAGACACAACAGGATATTGATGGCAAAAGGCACTGTGTTCTTGTTTCTGCCAGTAACCCATATCCCTTGCCAACACCAGTATACCGACCAACTTTGGAAAATCTAGAGATGGCGGAAAATGGTGAAGAAAAGAAAACTCTTTTATATGACGCTGAAACAGTGTCCAAGTGGTTCGGACAG TGCTCTGTCTCTTTGTCAGTTATCTGTCCTAGACAGCTTCCGAAACTTAGAGCTATATACAATGCG GCTAAGCGTAGCGAGAAAGAATCTGAACCAGCTGTTGATGTTAAGCAACCTCACTTCCTTGTTCTCATTTCAAATGGCTTCATTGAGGCTTGTGCTGCTTTGAGTCGACCAGTCGTGCCACCAA CAAACGGATCTACGTTGAATAAACCGCCTATATCTTCCGTGAATGCTCCTACAGCGACCATCAAAGTG GAGCCCTGTACAGTGACTTCAATAGGATCTGAACCTGCTCATACCCATATGCCTTCCATGGCTCGTCCCACTGGTCCAAGTGCCAGCATACAAGCATCATCTCTTCCTAAATCTGAAAACATTATTACGAATGACGAGAGTTTTCCAGAGCTCAAGCCCATGATCAGTTTGCCGCAACCTGTACGAACTATTGGTGACATTCAAAACGCTGTCTTAAGTTCACGGGTACCTATTGCTGTGCATGTGTCAAACATAATGTCTTCAGGAATGACATCAAGTGGCCAATCTAGCACCATTACTGGAACTTCTCAGCCTATACAAAATACAGCCGCCATCAACTCAATTTCAACTGTACCATCTAATGTACCTACAATTTCCAACATTAGCGTTTCTCATCCGCCGACCAATTTTCAAGGAAGTGTCAACAACACTATGAGGCCCACTGTATCAGGGACTGGTCAGGGAAATGTTCAATCAATGCCACAACGTGGGGCTAGTGAAAATCCAAACATGACATCCAGCCGTGGGACAAATGGCGGAGCATCTGTTAGCGGGTCAAAGATGCCAATGCCTGGATTCCAACAGCAGGCACAAGGAATGCAATCTGTTGGGATGAATGGTTCAGCGTCTACAATGACAATGTCTCAGCAAGGTGTAAATTCCTTATCATCATCAACACAATCCAAATATATTAAAGTTTGGGAG GGAGATTTATGTGCACAGAGAGACGGCCAGCGTGTACTTGTCACTAAAATGGAG GGATACAGGAGTGGTACAGCCCCAGAGAC GCTTGCAGCAAACTGGCCACCAGCCATGGTGTTAGGTCGTCTTATTTCCCAGGATTTCATGAATAGCAG GCAGCATGCTGGGAAAGCAGTTTTTCTTGTTTTCAGGGCGATGAATCAGCATGGATTTCTTTTACAGCTACAAGAAAAGAAACTT TGTGCAGTCATCCAGTTGCCATCACAGACATTGCTTCTGTCTGTTTCGGATAAAGCCTGCCGCTTAATAGGAATGCTTTTTCCTGGG GACATTGTTCATTCAAAACCACAGATACCAAGCCAAGTTAGTCAACAAAATCAGCAACAACTTCTTCAACGCCAGCATTTGCAGCAACCACAGATACCCAGCCAAGTTATTCAACAAaatcagcaacaacaacaacaacctcaacGCCAGCAtttgcaacaacaacaacaaacgatgCAGATGGTTAGTGGCGGAATGAGTCAGGGTTATATGCAAGCTTCAGTTAGGCCACAATCGGTTCCTCAAGCTCAAGGACAGGTCCCTTCTCAAGGCACCTCTCCGAATATGGCTGGAGGTGGATTTAATCCTTAA
- the LOC141609317 gene encoding uncharacterized protein LOC141609317: MSTPPQHLLRLVLSCRKVTAQVTNTTTQSIIAMASSSEQEFIPRYRAQLNRYPRSQHFWDARVASRVGEKLGFRLVEMGVSDVDIDVAEEISRPIHFRKIVIPLFDSVKKTGIDVSGIDQLRF; encoded by the coding sequence ATGTCGACACCACCACAACACCTGTTACGACTAGTCCTAAGCTGTCGTAAAGTTACGGCTCAGGTCACGAATACCACCACTCAATCAATTATCGCAATGGCCTCCTCATCCGAACAAGAATTCATCCCTCGTTACCGCGCACAACTCAATCGCTACCCCCGCTCTCAGCATTTCTGGGACGCTCGTGTTGCTTCCCGCGTCggcgaaaaattagggtttcgactTGTGGAAATGGGTGTTTCTGATGTTGATATTGATGTCGCTGAGGAGATTTCTCGTCCGATTCATTTTCGAAAGATTGTTATTCCTTTGTTTGATTCTGTTAAGAAAACTGGAATTGATGTTTCTGGTATTGATCAATTGCGTTTCTAG
- the LOC141606307 gene encoding ornithine transcarbamylase, chloroplastic: protein MAAAAAAAAITPQSASSIRYEANFLSSRTSSLFRPHSLTFSVPHSLSSPCIRRHIISAHAAPSATTASPLSSAFSLEKVDKKDFLHITDYDKSTILKILDRAIEVKALLKSGDRSFQPFKGKTMAMIFAKPSMRTRVSFETGFSLLGGHAIYLGPDDIQMGKREETRDIARVLCRYNDIIMARVFAHQDILDLAKYASVPVVNGLTDYNHPCQIMADALTMIEHVGSIEGTKVVYVGDGNNIVHSWLLLAAVIPFHFVCACPKGFEPDQKTVEKARAAGISKIEITNDVKDAVIGADVVYSDVWASMGQKEEAEHRRKVFQGFQVDETLMKLAGPKAYFMHCLPAERGVEVTDGVIEAPNSIVFPQAENRMHAQNAIMLHVLDA, encoded by the exons ATGGCGgcggcagcagcagcagcagcgatTACACCACAGTCAGCATCCTCGATACGATATGAAGCCAACTTTCTCTCCTCCCGAACATCATCACTCTTCCGCCCTCATTCCCTCACTTTCTCCGTTCCACATTCTCTCTCCTCGCCGTGCATCCGCCGACACATCATCTCCGCTCATGCTGCTCCCTCGGCGACCACTGCGTCTCCGCTGTCTTCCGCCTTTTCTCTAG AGAAAGTAGATAAAAAGGATTTCTTGCACATCACTGACTATGATAAGTCTACAATCTTGAAGATCCTAGACCGAGCAATAGAGGTTAAAGCCTTACTAAAATCAGGAGATCGGTCGTTTCAACCATTCAAGGGGAAAACTATGGCTATGATATTTGCAAAACCATCCATGAGGACACGAGTATCGTTTGAGACAGGGTTTTCCTTGTTAGGAGGGCACGCAATATATTTGGGACCCGATGACATTCAAATGGGAAAACGTGAGGAAACTCGAGACATTGCTCGTGTACTCTGTCGTTATAATGACATTATTATGGCTCGTGTTTTTGCTCATCAG GACATTCTTGACCTAGCTAAGTATGCCTCTGTTCCTGTTGTCAATGGCCTAACCGATTACAATCACCCTTGCCAAATAATGGCCGATGCACTCACGATGATTGAACATGTTGGAAGCATTGAAGGAACCAAG GTGGTTTATGTTGGGGATGGAAACAATATTGTGCATTCCTGGCTACTCTTGGCAGCAGTTATTCCTTTCCATTTTGTATGTGCATGCCCCAAGGGATTTGAACCTGATCAGAAGACAGTGGAGAAGGCCCGAGCAGCTGGTATCAGCAAAATAGAGATAACTAATGATGTAAAAGACGCTGTTATTGGTGCTGACGTTGTTTACTCTGATGTTTGGGCTAGCATGGGCCAGAAAGAAGAAGCTGAGCACCGTCGGAAAGTCTTCCAAGGATTTCAG GTGGACGAGACACTGATGAAGTTAGCAGGACCAAAGGCCTACTTCATGCACTGTTTACCTGCTGAGAGAGGTGTTGAAGTGACTGACGGAGTCATTGAAGCCCCCAACTCCATAGTGTTTCCTCAAGCTGAGAACCGGATGCATGCTCAAAATGCCATTATGCTACACGTACTTGACGCCTGA